The Nitrospirota bacterium DNA segment TTAATAATGTATTTTTCTTCCTTAAAATTTTTTGATATAGGAAATTTATCTCCTCAAGAATATTCAAACTACAAATCCATTGCAAACTATTTACTCTGGTAAAACTTCGATATTAAGTTGTGATAATATATCCGAATGTAATTTTATAGTCACAGTATATTTACCAAGCCTTTTAATTGGCTCTTCAAGAAGAATTTTCTTCTTATCAATTTCAAACCCTTCATTCTTCAGTTGTTCAGCAATATCCATAGAAGTGACTGAACCAAATAGTTTTCCTTCTTCACCAGACTTTGCCTTAATTATGATAGACATATTTGCTATTTTGTTTGATAGTTCCTGTGCGGAATTTCTTATTTTTCTGAGTTTCTCCTGTATTACTTTTTTCTCATGTTCCAATGATTTAATATTTTTTTCGTTTGCTTCGACAGCAAGTCCTCTGGGTATAAGATAATTCCTTGCATATCCATTTGACACATTAACAACTTGACCCATGTCACCTAATTGCTTAACTTCTTCTTTAAGTATGACCTTCATGAAACGTCTCCTTATAAATTCAAAATTTCGTGGATGGTATAGTATAACATGTCTCGTCTATTATTTATCAGCAGTCTCACCTCATATAAGCTTAAATGGTACGGGTATAAATGTAATTATTAAAATCATCAGTGAAAGCCATCCA contains these protein-coding regions:
- a CDS encoding 50S ribosomal protein L9, which gives rise to MKVILKEEVKQLGDMGQVVNVSNGYARNYLIPRGLAVEANEKNIKSLEHEKKVIQEKLRKIRNSAQELSNKIANMSIIIKAKSGEEGKLFGSVTSMDIAEQLKNEGFEIDKKKILLEEPIKRLGKYTVTIKLHSDILSQLNIEVLPE